The following are encoded together in the Thalassomonas haliotis genome:
- a CDS encoding efflux RND transporter periplasmic adaptor subunit: MSWYLAKGSAGFRLTFLSIVLLSITLTGCGQSSNSDNLYRVEKQRFEVKVPARGELFAAKATVISAPVGGRGPQNLAWLAPEYSRVKAGDIIARFDGEAMQRESEEKNNDMSITEQDIIEKSAALDQELSAINQDIGVVFQEKGFAEQFSIDDIRIRSKLEILDSLQNTVFLGAKQHYLKWKKDSFEQSSQGDIGLLEMKRSQQNSKLTQLSESLSRLEIKAPHDGLLTYKTNWRGEKPRAGKSLWPGQKIAELPDISEMKARLFVFEHEAIGLSAGQEVSLVLNAFSDKPFAGVIETVAPFPASIKRGDPQKYFEVVVSLNKQQADLFVPGRKLSASITVTPGADKMIVPLQSVFIEDNKPYVYLFTEGEYRRRNITVGQSSLSHVEVLSGLEANQKIALIRIEDV, from the coding sequence ATGAGCTGGTATTTAGCAAAGGGGAGTGCTGGTTTCCGCTTAACCTTTTTAAGCATAGTGTTGCTAAGCATAACGCTAACCGGCTGCGGCCAAAGCAGTAACAGCGACAATCTGTACCGGGTGGAGAAACAAAGGTTTGAGGTCAAAGTGCCCGCCAGGGGAGAGCTTTTTGCCGCCAAAGCGACGGTGATCAGTGCTCCCGTGGGGGGCCGTGGCCCCCAAAACCTTGCCTGGCTGGCCCCGGAATATTCCCGGGTCAAGGCCGGGGATATTATTGCCCGCTTTGACGGTGAAGCCATGCAAAGGGAAAGCGAGGAAAAAAACAATGATATGTCGATCACCGAGCAGGACATTATAGAAAAGTCTGCCGCCCTGGATCAGGAGTTAAGCGCCATTAACCAGGATATAGGCGTTGTGTTTCAGGAGAAAGGCTTTGCCGAGCAGTTTTCTATTGATGATATCCGCATCCGCTCCAAACTGGAAATATTAGACTCATTGCAAAATACGGTTTTTCTTGGCGCCAAACAGCATTACCTGAAATGGAAAAAAGACAGCTTTGAGCAAAGTTCACAGGGGGATATCGGCCTGCTGGAAATGAAACGCTCCCAGCAAAACAGTAAGCTCACCCAGTTAAGCGAAAGTTTATCCCGGCTGGAAATTAAAGCCCCCCACGACGGTTTGCTGACCTATAAAACCAATTGGCGCGGTGAAAAGCCCAGGGCGGGGAAGTCTCTGTGGCCGGGACAAAAAATTGCAGAACTGCCGGATATCAGCGAAATGAAAGCCAGGCTTTTTGTTTTTGAACATGAAGCCATAGGTTTAAGCGCTGGGCAGGAAGTGAGCCTGGTATTAAACGCCTTTAGCGATAAGCCGTTTGCCGGGGTGATCGAGACAGTGGCGCCGTTTCCTGCATCCATTAAACGCGGCGATCCGCAAAAATATTTTGAAGTGGTGGTTAGCTTAAATAAGCAGCAAGCGGATTTGTTTGTGCCGGGTCGTAAACTCAGCGCCAGCATTACCGTGACCCCGGGGGCGGATAAAATGATAGTACCGCTGCAAAGCGTGTTTATTGAAGACAACAAACCTTATGTTTACCTGTTTACCGAGGGAGAGTACCGGCGTCGTAATATCACGGTGGGACAGTCGAGCCTGAGTCATGTTGAAGTGCTCTCCGGGCTGGAAGCAAACCAGAAAATAGCCCTGATCAGGATAGAGGACGTATAA